From the Leucobacter denitrificans genome, one window contains:
- a CDS encoding ABC transporter permease encodes MSTTTTAAADQPLSEQLRRVSVTSWKAPVIFGIFAILFTLLPLLAPREGVTTFRLSGGHELTSVPDVALPATTTAWIAAVLLVLCAGYSALRTQQGKRTPLWLTSVYVFVLLVGFLAWAAAGATLPMIGLLGGALALATPLVFGALGGVIGERVGVVNIAIEAQLLAGAFSAAVVASVVFNGALKNASISDAAAVAIAGTAGIVAAMVAAVLVSLVLGVFAISYFVDQVIVGVVLNVLVVGVTTFLFSKVLAPNSALLNSPQPFKAFAIPGLSEIPVIGPVFFRQTIIVYIMYVVVFLVWFAMYRTRWGLRLRAVGEHPQAADTVGIKVARTRYLNLMLAGAIAGMGGAFYTLASVPSFNREMTAGAGFIALAAVIFGKWDPIKATLAALLFGFASNLQGVLSVIGSPVPSQFMLMLPYVVTIFAVAGLVGRSRGPAASGKPYIKS; translated from the coding sequence ATGAGCACCACCACGACCGCGGCCGCAGACCAGCCGCTCAGCGAGCAACTCCGACGCGTCTCCGTAACCTCATGGAAGGCGCCGGTCATCTTCGGCATCTTCGCGATTCTCTTCACCCTGCTCCCGCTGCTCGCCCCGCGCGAGGGCGTCACCACGTTCAGATTGAGCGGTGGTCATGAACTCACTTCGGTGCCCGACGTCGCGTTGCCCGCGACAACGACTGCGTGGATCGCAGCGGTGCTGCTCGTGCTCTGTGCGGGCTACTCGGCGCTGCGCACCCAGCAGGGCAAGCGCACACCGCTATGGCTCACGAGCGTGTACGTCTTCGTGCTGCTCGTCGGGTTTCTCGCTTGGGCCGCAGCGGGCGCCACGCTTCCGATGATCGGGTTGCTGGGCGGCGCACTCGCGCTCGCAACCCCGCTCGTGTTCGGCGCCCTCGGCGGTGTGATCGGTGAGCGCGTTGGTGTCGTGAATATCGCGATCGAGGCCCAGCTGCTGGCTGGAGCCTTCTCGGCAGCTGTCGTTGCTTCAGTCGTGTTCAACGGCGCACTCAAGAACGCGTCGATCTCTGACGCTGCTGCCGTCGCGATCGCTGGCACCGCCGGAATCGTAGCCGCGATGGTTGCGGCAGTGCTCGTGTCGCTCGTGCTGGGCGTCTTCGCGATCTCCTACTTCGTCGACCAGGTCATCGTCGGTGTCGTGCTGAACGTGCTCGTCGTCGGCGTCACCACGTTCCTGTTCTCGAAGGTGCTCGCACCCAACTCGGCACTGCTCAACTCGCCGCAGCCGTTCAAGGCGTTCGCGATCCCAGGGCTCAGCGAGATTCCCGTCATCGGGCCGGTGTTCTTCAGGCAGACCATCATCGTCTACATTATGTACGTCGTGGTGTTCCTCGTGTGGTTCGCCATGTATCGCACGCGCTGGGGCCTGAGGCTTCGCGCGGTGGGCGAGCATCCGCAGGCGGCAGACACCGTCGGCATCAAGGTGGCGCGCACCAGATACCTTAACCTCATGCTCGCCGGAGCAATCGCGGGCATGGGCGGCGCGTTTTACACGCTTGCCTCAGTGCCTTCGTTCAACCGCGAGATGACGGCCGGTGCTGGCTTCATCGCGCTTGCCGCGGTCATCTTCGGTAAGTGGGATCCGATTAAGGCGACGCTCGCCGCGCTGCTGTTCGGCTTCGCGTCGAACCTGCAGGGCGTGCTGTCGGTCATCGGTTCGCCGGTGCCGAGCCAGTTCATGCTCATGCTGCCGTACGTTGTCACGATCTTTGCGGTCGCAGGCCTCGTTGGTCGGTCGCGCGGCCCCGCGGCTTCTGGCAAACCGTATATCAAGTCTTAG
- a CDS encoding ABC transporter permease, whose translation MTETQSPLTAPEVSRWRKAFTDITTGNAIISLFSVLAAIIVGSIMIAFTDKDVQAAAGYFFSRPGDTFAAIWDSVSGAYAALFRGSVYNYTADTFVRGIRPLTETLKFATPLIAAGLGVGLAFRAGMFNIGGQGQLLMAAAAAGYVGTTMSMPWPIHMLVATAAGMAAGALWAGIAGFLKAKTGAHEVIVTIMLNHIALYLLAWMLATQGVLQAPGSQNPKTAAMPDSVVLPKILGPQFNLHAGLILALIAVAFTWWLIERSSIGFRFRAVGLNPEAAKTAGINVSRVYFTAMLIAGALVGIAGVSQVQGTVTSGFGGDIDAGIGFDAITVALLGRSSPLGILGAGVLFGAFKAGGFAMQASQGVPVEIVLVVQSLIVLFIAAPPLVRAMFHLPDPERKARKLRNKKEVSA comes from the coding sequence ATGACCGAAACACAGAGCCCGCTCACCGCCCCCGAGGTATCGCGCTGGCGCAAGGCCTTCACAGATATCACCACCGGCAACGCGATCATCTCGCTGTTCTCGGTGCTTGCCGCGATCATCGTGGGGTCGATCATGATTGCTTTCACCGATAAAGACGTGCAGGCGGCGGCCGGGTACTTCTTCTCCAGGCCGGGCGACACGTTCGCTGCGATCTGGGATTCGGTCTCTGGGGCCTATGCGGCACTGTTCAGGGGATCCGTCTACAACTACACCGCAGATACCTTCGTGCGAGGCATTCGCCCCCTTACCGAAACGCTGAAGTTCGCAACCCCGCTCATCGCGGCGGGCCTCGGCGTTGGACTCGCGTTCCGCGCTGGCATGTTCAACATTGGTGGTCAAGGTCAGCTGCTGATGGCTGCTGCAGCTGCAGGTTACGTCGGCACGACGATGTCGATGCCTTGGCCGATCCACATGCTTGTTGCGACCGCGGCGGGCATGGCCGCGGGCGCCCTGTGGGCGGGAATTGCCGGTTTTCTCAAGGCGAAGACGGGCGCGCACGAGGTGATCGTGACGATCATGCTCAACCACATTGCGCTGTATTTGCTCGCGTGGATGCTCGCGACGCAGGGTGTGCTGCAGGCTCCGGGGTCGCAGAACCCGAAGACCGCGGCGATGCCGGATTCGGTCGTGCTCCCGAAAATTCTCGGACCCCAGTTCAACCTGCACGCTGGGCTCATTCTCGCGCTCATCGCGGTTGCGTTCACCTGGTGGCTCATTGAGCGGTCGAGCATCGGTTTCCGGTTCCGCGCCGTTGGCCTCAACCCCGAGGCTGCGAAGACCGCGGGCATCAACGTGAGCCGCGTGTACTTTACCGCGATGCTCATCGCAGGTGCGCTCGTAGGTATCGCTGGTGTGAGCCAGGTGCAGGGCACTGTCACGAGCGGCTTCGGAGGCGATATCGACGCGGGCATCGGCTTCGACGCGATCACGGTCGCGCTGCTCGGCCGATCCTCACCACTCGGTATTCTCGGCGCCGGAGTGCTCTTCGGCGCATTCAAGGCCGGTGGCTTCGCGATGCAGGCATCGCAGGGCGTGCCGGTCGAGATTGTGCTCGTCGTGCAGTCACTCATCGTGCTGTTCATCGCTGCGCCGCCGCTCGTGCGCGCTATGTTCCACCTGCCCGATCCAGAACGCAAGGCGCGAAAACTTCGCAATAAGAAGGAGGTGTCGGCATGA